In a single window of the Mesoplodon densirostris isolate mMesDen1 chromosome 18, mMesDen1 primary haplotype, whole genome shotgun sequence genome:
- the PRPSAP1 gene encoding phosphoribosyl pyrophosphate synthase-associated protein 1, which yields MPKKLLLLPPLSVSSAFRAPRACPAARPAMNAARTGYRVFSANSTAACTELAKRITERLGAELGKSVVYQETNGETRVEIKESVRGQDIFIIQTIPRDVNTAVMELLIMAYALKTACARNIIGVIPYFPYSKQSKMRKRGSIVCKLLASMLAKAGLTHIITMDLHQKEIQGFFSFPVDNLRASPFLLQYIQEEIPNYRNAVIVAKSPDAAKRAQSYAERLRLGLAVIHGEAQCAELDMDDGRHSPPMVKNATVHPGLELPLMMAKEKPPITVVGDVGGRIAIIVDDIIDDVESFVAAAEILKERGAYKIYVMATHGILSAEAPRLIEESSIDEVVVTNTVPHEVQKLQCPKIKTVDISLILSEAIRRIHNGESMAYLFRNITVDD from the exons ATGCCCaagaagctgctgctgctgcctccgCTCTCCGTGTCCTCCGCTTTCCGCGCCCCGCGAGCCTGCCCCGCCGCCCGCCCGGCCATGAACGCCGCCCGCACCGGCTACCGAGTCTTCTCGGCCAACTCCACGGCTGCCTGCACCGAGCTGGCCAAGCGCATCACCGA GCGTCTTGGTGCTGAATTGGGGAAGTCTGTGGTTTATCAAGAGACCAATGGAG aaacaaGAGTTGAAATAAAAGAATCTGTTCGTGGCCAAGATATTTTCATTATACAGACAATACCCAG AGACGTGAATACAGCCGTGATGGAGTTACTGATCATGGCTTATGCACTGAAGACCGCGTGTGCCAGGAATATTATCGGCGTCATCCCCTACTTCCCCTACAGCAAGCAGAGCAAGATGAGGAAGAGGGGCTCCATCGTATGCAAGCTCCTGGCGTCCATGCTGGCGAAAGCCG gttTAACTCACATTATCACTATGGATCTTCATCAAAAGGAAATACAAGGCTTTTTCAGCTTTCCTGTGGACAACCTTAGAGCCTCACCTTTCCTGCTTCAGTATATCCAGGAAGAA ATTCCAAATTATAGAAATGCAGTCATCGTAGCTAAGTCTCCTGATGCTGCAAAAAG GGCCCAGTCGTACGCAGAGAGGCTGCGCCTGGGTTTAGCTGTGATCCACGGGGAGGCTCAGTGTGCAGAGCTGGACATGGATGACGGCCGTCATTCTCCCCCGATGGTCAAGAACGCGACTGTCCACCCTGGGCTGGAATTGCCAT TGATGATGGCCAAGGAGAAGCCACCGATCACGGTAGTCGGAGATGTTGGAGGACGCATTGCGATCATTGTG GATGACATCATTGATGATGTGGAAAGTTTTGTTGCTGCTGCGGAGATCCTGAAAGAGAGAGGTGCTTATAAGATCTACGTCATGGCCACTCACGGCATCCTGTCTGCGGAGGCCCCCCGTCTGATTGAGGAGTCCTCCATCGACGAG GTGGTGGTGACGAATACTGTCCCTCACGAGGTCCAGAAGCTGCAGTGTCCCAAGATTAAGACTGTGGACATCAGTCTGATTCTTTCTGAAGCAATTCGGAGAATCCACAACGGGGAGTCCATGGCGTACCTTTTCCGAAACATCACAGTGGACGACTAG